GATTGACAAGTGTTTTAATTTCATATTTAGACATTTAATATAACCCCCTAATAATTTATGTTTAAGAAAATATTTTAAGCAAAAGTCTCAAATACCTCATCAGGTTCTCCACAAATCGGACAGTAATCTGGCATTTCGTCCTTTATAGTGTAGCCACAGACACTGCAGACATTAACTTCTTCTAACTCAATGTCATTGCCTTCCTCAACAGAATCCTTTGCCTCATTAAACAACTTTGAATGAGCTTTTTCAGCCTCCAAAGCATAATGAAAAGTTTTAATGGCATCATTTTCTTTCTGATTTTTAGCAACTATTGAATACGCTGGATACATCTGCTCAATCTCATGATCTTCACCGGCAATAGCGCCTTCAAGATTCTCAACAGTATCACCATATCCAAAAACGGCACCTGAAGCTACTAAATGATCACCTTTAACATTTTCTAAAGCCTTAAAATGGTTGGCTGCATGAACCTGCTCGGCATAAGCAATAGCCTCAAACAGGACACCAACATTTGGAAAACCATCCTCTTCAGCT
This portion of the Halonatronomonas betaini genome encodes:
- a CDS encoding rubrerythrin family protein, giving the protein MVENDMTAENLRSAYGGESQAYQRYMVWGEKAEEDGFPNVGVLFEAIAYAEQVHAANHFKALENVKGDHLVASGAVFGYGDTVENLEGAIAGEDHEIEQMYPAYSIVAKNQKENDAIKTFHYALEAEKAHSKLFNEAKDSVEEGNDIELEEVNVCSVCGYTIKDEMPDYCPICGEPDEVFETFA